One Burkholderia cepacia genomic window carries:
- a CDS encoding bifunctional YncE family protein/alkaline phosphatase family protein, with the protein MKHCNVKRVLRLGAVMSAVLLASPARADGFGAADAARVPSGQFVTPLAVRGAVQQFLNPGLPAYPHFVAGEAVRSQLSPDGKTLAIITAGQNSLYRPDGTVDTANSTQYIFLYDVSGANKARPALKQVLQQTNAFVGLAFSHDGSKLYATGGSDDAVYVYARQGGAWALSGTIALGHNGKGVGIRVQPNAAGLALSSDGKTLVVANNYNDSISVIDTATNSVRYEHDLRPFFSGNEGRNGEAGGTFPFAVVVKGNGVAYVSSDRDREIVAIDIASPSHGRLIKRIKLDGSALGMTLDASQSMLFVAQDNADQVAVIDTNSNAVVTRIDARAPAGVLAHGQAHTGAATYSVTLSRDGRTLYATNAGANEIAVIPLVGPRAYRVTGLIPTAFEPHDVTFSADGTWMYVVNGKSATGPNPDHLFGATPAQAAASRASNEYQFQLERASLVSAPVPAANELPKLTQQAARNNFYRPEENAQDNEVMGFLRRHIKHVIYVVKENRTFDQVLGDIGNGANGDPRLAQFGRSITPNFHRLASQFVTLDNFMNPGDGSMDGWSWALQGRVTNTETITQQINYAAVNRGLSYESEGSNRNVPVNWDTVQQRDAAAGPAGSTNYSNAAAGLPGGAANLLLGTGNHASSDAPFGRQRGYIFDAVLAAGGTVRNYGFLVNNIGSIGTAASPITDPRAAGVVQVAALDPRLASMTDVYFRGFDQTYPDQWRLNEWKHEFDQYVAGGNLPTLSLVRLSHDHMGAFGTAFAGVNTPETQQADNDLAVGRLVEVVAKSPYANDTLIVVTEDDVQDGPDHVDSHRGPAYIIGPYVKQGAVIKTRYSQVNALRTIEDVLGTQHMNLNTAYQRPMTDVFDVHGPASWGYTAVASTVLKTTGLQLAQGTDASVQYAAGSDVTPKHDAAYWAKVTAKFNFDDADEVPADQFNRVLWKGMMGSKPYPKLKGRTQKVASRDDD; encoded by the coding sequence ATGAAACACTGCAACGTCAAGCGCGTGCTCCGGCTCGGAGCCGTCATGTCCGCCGTGCTTCTTGCGTCACCGGCTCGCGCCGATGGTTTCGGCGCCGCCGATGCCGCCCGCGTGCCGAGCGGTCAGTTCGTCACGCCGCTGGCCGTGCGCGGCGCGGTCCAGCAGTTTCTGAATCCGGGCTTGCCTGCCTACCCGCATTTCGTCGCGGGCGAAGCGGTGCGCTCGCAACTGAGCCCGGACGGCAAGACGCTGGCGATCATCACCGCCGGACAGAATTCGCTGTACCGGCCGGACGGCACGGTCGACACCGCGAACTCGACGCAATACATCTTCCTGTACGACGTTTCGGGCGCGAACAAGGCCCGCCCCGCGCTGAAGCAGGTGCTCCAGCAGACCAACGCGTTCGTCGGCCTGGCCTTTTCGCACGACGGCAGCAAGCTCTACGCGACGGGCGGCAGCGACGACGCGGTTTACGTCTACGCCCGGCAAGGCGGCGCATGGGCGCTGTCGGGCACGATCGCGCTCGGCCACAACGGCAAGGGCGTCGGCATTCGCGTCCAGCCGAACGCGGCCGGTCTCGCGCTGTCGTCCGACGGCAAGACGCTCGTCGTCGCGAACAATTACAACGATTCGATCAGCGTGATCGATACCGCGACCAACAGCGTGCGTTACGAGCACGACCTGCGTCCGTTCTTCTCCGGCAACGAAGGACGGAACGGCGAAGCCGGCGGCACCTTTCCGTTCGCGGTGGTCGTCAAGGGCAACGGTGTCGCGTACGTGTCGTCGGATCGCGATCGCGAAATCGTCGCGATCGATATCGCGTCGCCGTCCCACGGCCGCCTGATCAAGCGCATCAAGCTGGACGGCAGCGCGCTCGGCATGACGCTCGACGCGTCGCAATCGATGCTGTTCGTCGCGCAGGACAACGCCGACCAGGTCGCGGTGATCGATACGAACAGCAATGCGGTCGTGACCCGGATCGACGCGCGTGCGCCGGCCGGCGTGCTGGCGCATGGCCAGGCGCACACCGGTGCGGCGACGTACTCGGTCACGCTGTCGCGCGACGGCCGCACGCTTTACGCGACCAACGCCGGCGCGAATGAGATCGCCGTCATCCCGCTCGTCGGCCCGCGCGCATATCGCGTCACCGGACTGATCCCGACCGCCTTCGAGCCGCATGACGTGACGTTCAGCGCCGACGGTACGTGGATGTATGTGGTCAACGGCAAGAGTGCGACCGGCCCGAATCCGGACCATCTGTTCGGTGCGACCCCGGCGCAGGCCGCCGCGTCGCGCGCGTCGAACGAGTACCAGTTCCAGCTCGAGCGCGCGTCGCTCGTGAGCGCGCCGGTGCCGGCGGCCAACGAGTTGCCGAAGCTGACGCAGCAGGCCGCGCGCAACAACTTCTATCGTCCGGAGGAAAACGCCCAGGACAATGAAGTGATGGGTTTCCTGCGTCGCCACATCAAGCATGTGATCTACGTCGTCAAGGAAAACCGCACGTTCGACCAGGTGCTCGGCGACATCGGCAATGGCGCCAACGGCGACCCGCGGCTGGCCCAGTTCGGCCGGAGCATCACGCCGAACTTCCATCGCCTGGCGAGCCAGTTCGTGACGCTCGACAATTTCATGAACCCGGGCGACGGCAGCATGGACGGCTGGTCGTGGGCGCTCCAGGGGCGGGTCACCAACACCGAGACGATTACCCAGCAGATCAACTACGCGGCGGTCAACCGCGGCCTGTCCTATGAGAGCGAGGGCTCGAACCGCAACGTGCCGGTCAACTGGGATACGGTGCAGCAACGCGATGCGGCGGCGGGCCCGGCCGGCAGCACGAACTACAGCAATGCCGCCGCCGGCCTTCCGGGCGGCGCGGCAAACCTGCTGCTGGGCACCGGCAATCACGCGTCGTCCGATGCGCCGTTCGGCCGCCAGCGAGGCTATATCTTCGACGCGGTGCTCGCCGCCGGCGGCACGGTCCGCAATTACGGCTTCCTCGTGAACAACATCGGCAGCATCGGCACGGCCGCGAGCCCGATCACGGATCCGCGCGCGGCAGGCGTCGTCCAGGTTGCCGCGCTCGATCCGAGGCTCGCGTCGATGACCGATGTGTACTTCCGCGGCTTCGACCAGACCTATCCGGATCAGTGGCGTCTGAACGAGTGGAAGCACGAGTTCGACCAGTACGTCGCGGGAGGCAACCTGCCGACGCTGTCGCTGGTGCGTCTGTCCCACGATCACATGGGGGCGTTCGGCACGGCGTTCGCCGGCGTGAACACGCCGGAAACGCAGCAGGCGGACAATGATCTGGCGGTCGGCCGGCTCGTCGAGGTCGTCGCGAAGAGCCCGTATGCGAACGACACGCTGATCGTCGTGACCGAGGACGACGTGCAGGACGGTCCCGATCACGTGGATTCGCACCGCGGGCCCGCGTACATCATCGGGCCGTACGTGAAGCAGGGCGCGGTGATCAAGACGCGTTACAGCCAGGTCAACGCGCTGCGCACGATCGAGGACGTGCTCGGCACGCAGCACATGAACCTGAACACCGCGTACCAGCGCCCGATGACTGACGTGTTCGACGTGCACGGTCCGGCTTCGTGGGGCTATACGGCCGTCGCATCGACGGTGCTGAAGACCACCGGCCTGCAACTGGCCCAGGGAACGGACGCGAGCGTGCAATACGCGGCCGGGTCGGACGTCACGCCGAAGCATGACGCGGCGTATTGGGCGAAGGTAACGGCGAAGTTCAACTTCGACGATGCCGACGAGGTGCCGGCGGATCAGTTCAACCGCGTGCTGTGGAAGGGCATGATGGGCTCGAAGCCGTATCCGAAGCTCAAGGGTCGCACGCAGAAGGTGGCGAGCCGCGACGACGACTGA
- a CDS encoding ATP-binding protein, translated as MRRAHSSAQFPPREVEAIEGERSFRSLADAIPHIVWTADPDGWVDYMNCRGLSYGGVTLEQAQAQGWESFLHPDDLQLAIDTWTRAIRSGVEFEIEYRLRRASDGAYRWFLCRALPFRDHDGKIVKWFGTETDIEDLKQARAAAERANRAKSDFLSSMSHELRSPLNAILGFAQLMASDSPPPTPSQQASIDQILRAGWHLLELINDVLDLAKIESGQVAIAPEAVALSDALRECESMIEPQARQRGIRVSFPDVEPHCHVRADRTRFRQILLNLLSNAIKYNRASGAVDVDCDLRAPGRIRVSVRDTGPGLSQGQLAQLFQPFNRLGQDAGGEEGTGIGLVVAKRLTELMGGVIGADSTIGKGSVFWIELDAASAPEAAALGDAGPAASAERATAETAAEAPAHTVLYIEDNAANRTLVEQLLARRADLRMLSAATGQLGVALARSALPRVILMDINLPDISGVDALGLLRSQPETAGIPVVALSSNAMPRDIDQGLKAGFFRYLTKPIRIEPFMHALAEAIAFAEGKR; from the coding sequence ATGCGTCGTGCTCATTCATCTGCTCAATTTCCCCCTCGAGAGGTCGAAGCCATCGAGGGGGAACGGAGCTTCAGGTCACTCGCGGATGCGATCCCCCATATCGTGTGGACGGCCGATCCGGACGGCTGGGTCGACTACATGAACTGCCGGGGGCTCAGCTATGGCGGCGTCACGCTCGAGCAGGCCCAGGCGCAGGGCTGGGAATCCTTCCTTCACCCGGACGATTTGCAACTCGCGATCGATACGTGGACGCGCGCGATCCGGAGCGGCGTCGAGTTCGAGATCGAATATCGGCTGAGACGGGCTTCCGACGGCGCTTATCGATGGTTTCTCTGTCGCGCGTTGCCGTTCCGGGATCACGACGGAAAGATCGTCAAGTGGTTCGGCACCGAGACCGATATCGAAGACCTGAAGCAGGCGAGGGCCGCCGCGGAGCGCGCGAACCGCGCGAAGTCCGATTTCCTGTCCAGCATGAGCCACGAGCTGCGCAGCCCGCTCAACGCGATCCTCGGCTTCGCGCAGCTCATGGCGTCCGATTCGCCGCCGCCGACGCCGTCGCAGCAGGCGAGCATCGACCAGATCCTGCGGGCGGGATGGCATCTGCTCGAGTTGATCAACGACGTGCTCGACCTGGCGAAAATCGAATCCGGGCAAGTCGCGATCGCGCCGGAAGCCGTTGCGTTGAGTGACGCCTTGCGCGAATGCGAATCGATGATCGAGCCGCAGGCGCGGCAACGCGGCATTCGTGTGAGCTTTCCCGATGTCGAACCGCATTGCCATGTTCGCGCGGACCGGACGCGCTTCAGGCAGATCCTGCTCAACCTGCTGTCGAATGCAATCAAATACAACCGGGCGTCGGGCGCGGTCGACGTCGATTGCGACCTGCGCGCGCCCGGCCGGATTCGCGTCAGCGTGCGCGACACGGGCCCGGGCTTGTCGCAGGGGCAGTTGGCCCAGCTCTTCCAGCCGTTCAATCGCCTGGGACAGGACGCCGGCGGCGAGGAGGGCACGGGCATCGGGCTGGTCGTCGCGAAGCGGCTGACGGAACTGATGGGGGGCGTCATCGGCGCCGACAGCACCATCGGGAAGGGCAGCGTGTTCTGGATCGAGCTCGATGCGGCGTCCGCCCCGGAAGCCGCCGCGCTGGGCGACGCCGGGCCTGCCGCGTCAGCCGAACGCGCGACTGCCGAGACGGCCGCCGAGGCGCCCGCTCATACCGTGCTCTACATCGAGGACAATGCGGCCAACCGGACGCTGGTCGAGCAACTGCTCGCGCGGCGCGCGGACCTGCGCATGCTCAGCGCGGCGACCGGGCAACTCGGCGTGGCGCTGGCGCGCAGCGCGCTGCCGCGGGTGATCCTGATGGACATCAACCTGCCCGACATCAGCGGCGTCGACGCGCTGGGCCTGTTGCGCAGCCAGCCCGAAACGGCGGGGATTCCGGTCGTGGCGCTCAGTTCGAATGCGATGCCGCGCGACATCGACCAGGGCCTGAAGGCGGGCTTCTTCCGCTATCTGACGAAGCCGATCCGGATCGAGCCTTTCATGCATGCGCTGGCCGAAGCGATTGCGTTTGCGGAAGGAAAGCGATGA
- a CDS encoding helix-turn-helix domain-containing protein: MQRRKVTAAALGVHPDTLDHRRERIENILGARLDHTAWIAKLEIALKLKGAGERSR; encoded by the coding sequence ATGCAGCGCCGGAAAGTGACCGCCGCGGCGCTCGGCGTTCATCCGGACACGCTGGATCACCGTCGCGAGCGGATCGAAAACATCCTGGGCGCCAGGCTCGATCACACGGCATGGATCGCGAAGCTGGAAATCGCGTTGAAGCTTAAAGGGGCCGGCGAACGGAGCCGGTGA
- a CDS encoding M4 family metallopeptidase, with amino-acid sequence MKKLSRLLSVAAISLASFSAFAQAGDQQATVDRALQLIQQNPSSFNLAAGSAARTLKFAKTNVPTDGDQFEVRDVIVDPDGTEHVRFDRFYAGLPVIGGDVVVHSSKGQLKQASVTQSVPIDLAGKIGKIGDRFVVRNAPDVGAAVARRAASTRFGAQVRRVEGPELVVFARDTAPTLAYAVRVYGKSNDVHGDAVLYYVDARTGAVLDAQDLIKTAAATGTGRSLYYGNLTLTTDQTGTNAYRMLDPNRGGGSVYDGRGLSSDDVAQSTDLPIFTSSTNVWGNNATTDRQTVAADIDYGLALTWDYYKTTHNRNGIFNDGRGVKSFAHVVFDTGSGTTGANAAWLGDTRMMVYGDGEPGTRLPKPVVSVDVAGHEMSHGVTEATANLNYSGDAGGLNESTSDIFGTLVKFYANNPNDPGNYVIGARVVSGGLRKMYKQDLDGRSFSCYPSGGFSWSNPRHDPHFTSGVGNRLFYLLAEGPTVPSTDTGLSRSQLVCNGDTTFTGLGREKAGKIWYRTLTVYLNANSSYPNARRASIQAANDLYGANSVESATVARAWSAAGVN; translated from the coding sequence ATGAAGAAACTGTCTCGCCTGCTGTCGGTCGCCGCGATTTCCCTTGCCAGCTTCAGCGCATTTGCGCAAGCCGGCGACCAGCAGGCCACAGTCGACCGGGCGCTGCAACTGATCCAGCAGAACCCGTCCAGCTTCAACCTGGCCGCCGGCAGTGCCGCGCGCACGCTCAAGTTCGCGAAGACGAACGTGCCGACGGACGGCGATCAATTCGAGGTACGCGACGTGATCGTCGACCCCGACGGCACCGAGCACGTGCGCTTCGACCGCTTCTACGCGGGCCTGCCCGTGATCGGCGGTGACGTGGTCGTCCATTCGAGCAAGGGGCAGCTGAAGCAGGCGAGCGTGACCCAGTCCGTGCCGATCGATCTTGCCGGCAAGATCGGCAAGATCGGCGACCGCTTCGTGGTGCGCAACGCGCCCGACGTGGGCGCAGCCGTGGCCCGGCGTGCCGCTTCCACGCGCTTCGGTGCGCAGGTGCGCCGCGTCGAAGGGCCGGAGCTCGTCGTGTTCGCGCGCGACACCGCGCCGACGCTGGCCTACGCGGTGCGCGTATACGGCAAGTCGAACGACGTGCACGGCGATGCGGTGCTGTACTACGTCGACGCCCGCACGGGCGCCGTGCTCGATGCGCAGGACCTGATCAAGACCGCCGCCGCGACCGGCACCGGCCGCTCGCTGTACTACGGCAACCTGACGCTGACCACCGACCAGACAGGCACGAACGCGTACCGGATGCTCGATCCGAATCGCGGCGGCGGCTCCGTGTACGACGGCCGCGGCCTGTCCTCGGACGATGTCGCGCAATCCACTGACCTGCCGATCTTCACGAGCAGCACGAACGTGTGGGGCAACAACGCGACCACCGACCGGCAGACCGTCGCCGCCGACATCGATTACGGTCTGGCGTTAACTTGGGATTACTACAAGACGACGCACAACCGCAACGGCATCTTCAACGACGGGCGCGGCGTGAAGAGTTTCGCGCACGTGGTGTTCGACACCGGCAGCGGCACGACCGGCGCGAACGCGGCGTGGCTGGGGGACACGCGCATGATGGTGTACGGCGACGGTGAACCTGGCACCCGTCTGCCGAAGCCGGTCGTGTCGGTCGACGTGGCCGGACACGAAATGAGCCACGGCGTGACCGAGGCCACGGCCAACCTGAACTATTCGGGCGACGCGGGTGGGCTGAACGAATCGACTTCCGACATTTTCGGCACGCTCGTCAAGTTCTACGCGAACAACCCGAACGATCCCGGCAACTACGTGATCGGTGCGCGCGTGGTGAGCGGCGGCCTGCGCAAGATGTACAAGCAGGACCTCGATGGCCGGTCGTTCAGCTGTTACCCGTCCGGTGGATTCTCGTGGTCGAATCCGCGCCACGATCCGCATTTCACGTCGGGCGTCGGCAACCGCCTTTTCTACCTGCTGGCCGAAGGCCCGACGGTGCCGTCGACCGATACCGGACTGTCGAGGAGCCAGCTGGTCTGCAACGGCGACACGACCTTCACCGGGTTGGGCCGCGAGAAAGCCGGCAAGATCTGGTACCGGACGCTGACCGTGTATCTGAACGCCAACTCCAGCTACCCGAACGCGCGGCGTGCATCGATCCAGGCGGCGAACGACCTGTACGGCGCGAATTCGGTTGAGAGCGCAACGGTTGCGCGCGCATGGAGCGCTGCCGGCGTGAACTGA
- a CDS encoding alpha-hydroxy acid oxidase, with protein MTTVTSRIAEARQPASGASVSPRALRNVLSLHDFEARARRILPRPIFGYVSGAAEDNRTRDDNRAVFDEYGLLTRVLRDVSQRQQTVELFGQRFASPFGIAPMGIHALSAYRGDIVLARAAKAAGIVSIMSGSSLIPLEDVAEAAPGTWFQAYIPGDHARISALLERVARAGYRTLVITVDIPVSANRENNVRAGFSTPLRPSLRLCWDGLTRPRWLLGTFARTLLAHGMPHFENSFATRGAPILSANVLRDFSARDHLNWEHLTRIRQQWKGELVIKGILSVDDAVIAREAGADGVILSNHGGRQLDGATSPMRILRDVVQAVGSEYPVMVDSGFRRGADVLKALALGARMVFVGRPFNYAAAVAGEAGVTHAIRLLQEEIDRNMAMVGANGCGELTSDMLVRRR; from the coding sequence ATGACCACCGTTACTTCTCGAATCGCGGAAGCGCGTCAACCTGCGTCCGGCGCCAGCGTGTCGCCCCGTGCCTTGCGGAACGTGCTGAGCCTGCACGACTTCGAGGCCCGGGCGCGGCGGATCTTGCCGCGCCCGATCTTCGGCTACGTCAGCGGTGCGGCGGAGGACAACCGCACGCGCGACGACAACCGTGCCGTGTTCGACGAGTACGGGTTGCTGACGCGCGTACTGCGTGACGTTTCCCAGCGGCAACAGACGGTCGAATTGTTCGGTCAGCGTTTTGCGTCGCCTTTCGGCATCGCGCCGATGGGGATCCATGCGCTGTCGGCCTATCGCGGCGATATCGTGCTGGCGCGCGCAGCGAAGGCGGCCGGGATCGTGTCGATCATGAGCGGCTCGTCGCTCATTCCGTTGGAAGACGTTGCCGAGGCTGCGCCGGGAACGTGGTTTCAGGCGTACATTCCGGGCGATCATGCCCGCATCAGCGCGCTGCTCGAACGCGTGGCGCGGGCCGGCTACCGGACGCTCGTGATCACGGTCGACATCCCCGTGTCCGCCAATCGCGAAAACAACGTCCGTGCGGGATTCTCGACTCCGCTGCGCCCCAGCCTGCGTCTTTGCTGGGATGGGCTGACGCGGCCGCGCTGGCTGCTGGGCACCTTCGCCCGGACGTTGCTCGCGCACGGCATGCCGCATTTCGAGAACTCCTTCGCCACGCGCGGCGCGCCGATCCTCTCCGCCAACGTGCTGCGGGACTTCTCCGCACGCGACCATCTCAACTGGGAACACCTGACGCGAATTCGACAGCAATGGAAGGGCGAGCTGGTGATCAAGGGCATCCTCAGCGTGGACGATGCCGTCATCGCGCGCGAGGCGGGCGCGGACGGGGTCATTCTGTCCAATCATGGCGGTCGCCAACTCGACGGCGCTACGTCGCCGATGCGGATCCTGCGGGACGTGGTGCAAGCCGTGGGCAGCGAGTATCCGGTGATGGTCGACAGCGGTTTTCGGCGGGGGGCGGACGTGCTCAAGGCGCTGGCGCTGGGCGCGCGCATGGTGTTCGTGGGACGCCCGTTCAATTATGCGGCTGCCGTCGCGGGTGAGGCCGGCGTGACGCATGCGATCCGGCTGCTGCAGGAAGAGATCGATCGCAACATGGCGATGGTGGGCGCGAACGGCTGCGGCGAGCTCACGTCCGACATGCTGGTCCGCAGGCGCTGA
- a CDS encoding IS30 family transposase has translation MAKRTYQQLQPEERMRIDFWRDEGLSLRAIARKLKRAPSTLSRELARNTQSNGLYCPRAAQASRDARRQAGRPDPKLAPDSILWGLVRRLLCERQWSPQEIAGTLKRVFPDDPSLHVSHETIYNAIYAQPRGELRRELIACLRQHRNKRLPRSRGADRRATIPDMISIHVRPPEIDDRLMPGHWEGDLIKGAENKSSVAVLVERMSRAVLLAKMPDATAASALAAFTTKLQSLVEPLRQTLTYDQGREMARHAELSAATNVRVYFCDPHSPWQRGTCENTNGLLRQYLPKGTDLSVYSQDDLDAIADKLNTRPRATLNWHTPLEILAQVLANPIDRLPVQ, from the coding sequence ATGGCAAAGAGAACGTACCAACAACTGCAACCTGAAGAACGTATGCGAATCGATTTCTGGCGGGACGAAGGCTTGAGCTTGCGGGCGATCGCCCGCAAGCTCAAGCGCGCGCCGTCGACGCTCAGTCGCGAGTTGGCCCGCAATACCCAATCCAACGGCCTGTACTGCCCGCGCGCCGCGCAGGCATCTCGCGACGCGCGCCGACAGGCTGGACGGCCGGATCCGAAGCTCGCACCAGATTCGATCCTTTGGGGCCTCGTTCGTCGCTTGCTTTGCGAACGTCAGTGGTCGCCGCAGGAAATCGCCGGTACTCTGAAGCGTGTCTTTCCCGACGACCCGAGCCTGCACGTGTCCCACGAAACGATTTACAACGCCATCTACGCCCAGCCTCGCGGCGAGTTGCGCCGCGAACTGATTGCCTGCCTGCGCCAGCATCGCAACAAACGCCTGCCGCGATCGCGTGGCGCCGATCGGCGCGCGACGATTCCCGACATGATCAGCATCCACGTGCGTCCGCCCGAAATCGATGATCGCCTCATGCCGGGCCATTGGGAGGGCGACCTTATCAAGGGTGCCGAGAACAAATCGTCGGTGGCCGTGTTGGTCGAACGCATGAGCCGCGCCGTCCTGCTGGCGAAGATGCCCGACGCGACGGCCGCTTCGGCGCTGGCCGCGTTCACGACCAAGCTGCAATCGCTCGTCGAACCGCTGCGCCAGACGCTGACCTACGATCAAGGTCGCGAGATGGCGCGACACGCCGAACTGAGCGCCGCGACCAATGTGCGCGTCTATTTCTGTGATCCGCACAGCCCTTGGCAACGCGGCACCTGCGAAAACACCAACGGCCTGCTGCGGCAGTACCTGCCAAAAGGCACTGATTTGTCCGTCTACTCTCAAGATGACCTCGACGCCATTGCCGACAAACTCAATACCCGACCGCGCGCCACACTGAACTGGCACACCCCTCTGGAAATCCTTGCCCAAGTCCTGGCTAACCCCATAGACCGGCTTCCCGTTCAGTAA
- a CDS encoding adenylate/guanylate cyclase domain-containing protein — MIDSSAILDARILVVDDLEANILLLAQILHRAGYTHVASTTDAGAVCELHRRNGYDLILLDLQMPGIDGFQVMESLKEIEADSYLPVIVITAQPTHKLRALQAGAKDFISKPFDLAEVLMRVHNMLEVRLLHRALRDYGKALEQKVREVEASRELIREQSDELKGLYAKVVAEQKVSERLLLNMLPSPIAERLKAHVDDIADSFPEVIADRFPEVSVLFADLVDFTCFSAGMRPEQLVEMLNEIFTEFDHIADARGLEKIKTIGDAYMAAAGLPVPVADHAERAAHMALDMIDALARFNALRRCNLQLRIGINSGEVVAGVIGKRKFIYDLWGMAVNLASRMESHGVAGRVQLTEATRERLGDPFVCEARGTIAAKGMGELRTWFLVGRAGAAAS; from the coding sequence ATGATCGATTCGTCAGCCATCCTCGACGCCAGGATTCTGGTCGTCGACGATCTGGAGGCCAATATCCTGTTGCTCGCGCAGATTCTGCATCGGGCGGGCTATACGCATGTCGCGTCGACGACGGATGCCGGCGCCGTGTGCGAGCTGCACCGCCGGAACGGCTACGACCTGATCCTGCTCGATCTCCAGATGCCCGGCATCGACGGCTTTCAGGTGATGGAGAGCCTGAAGGAGATCGAGGCGGACAGCTATCTGCCGGTCATCGTGATTACCGCCCAGCCGACCCATAAATTGCGCGCATTGCAGGCCGGTGCGAAGGACTTCATCAGCAAGCCGTTCGATCTGGCCGAAGTGCTGATGCGGGTTCACAACATGCTGGAAGTGCGCCTGCTGCATCGGGCGTTGCGCGACTACGGCAAGGCGCTCGAACAGAAGGTGCGCGAAGTGGAGGCGAGCCGCGAGCTGATTCGCGAACAGAGCGACGAGCTGAAGGGCCTGTATGCGAAGGTCGTGGCCGAGCAGAAGGTCTCCGAACGGCTGCTGCTCAACATGCTGCCTTCTCCGATCGCCGAGCGCCTGAAGGCCCATGTCGACGACATCGCCGACAGTTTCCCGGAAGTGATCGCGGACCGGTTTCCCGAGGTGTCGGTGTTGTTCGCGGATCTCGTCGATTTCACCTGCTTTTCGGCGGGGATGCGCCCCGAACAACTCGTCGAAATGCTCAACGAGATCTTCACCGAGTTCGATCACATCGCCGACGCGCGCGGCCTCGAGAAGATCAAGACCATCGGCGACGCGTACATGGCGGCTGCGGGGCTGCCCGTCCCGGTGGCCGACCACGCGGAGCGGGCCGCGCATATGGCGCTCGACATGATCGATGCGCTGGCCCGCTTCAACGCGCTGAGACGCTGCAACCTGCAATTGCGGATCGGCATCAACAGCGGGGAGGTCGTGGCCGGCGTGATCGGGAAACGCAAGTTCATCTACGACTTGTGGGGGATGGCCGTCAACCTCGCGAGCAGGATGGAGTCGCATGGCGTGGCAGGGCGCGTGCAACTGACGGAGGCCACGCGCGAGCGGCTGGGCGATCCGTTCGTCTGCGAGGCGCGCGGCACGATCGCGGCGAAGGGAATGGGCGAGTTGCGCACGTGGTTTTTGGTCGGCCGAGCCGGCGCAGCGGCGAGTTGA